A single Parabacteroides timonensis DNA region contains:
- a CDS encoding alpha-L-rhamnosidase-related protein — protein sequence MKKKHLLLLTLCSGFIACTGPTPTQQLAKDIRNDKTLHIVDSMARSVIRSGFNAGSGYSQIWARDMNTFIEVACEESNPSDLRNAILLFFALQQPNDEMIDGYVLKADFNWGDDHPYYSEAAPDHVAFKNTVETDQESSLIHIVGKYIRKTGDTSILNETVAGRTVYQRMIGMIDYLMKERYNEQYGLLYGAMTADWGDVQPNDDFGCDMNELSDPAIDVYDNAMFIIALNYMDEMTTDEADKLRWKELRQHISANVRKHLWDAQRQKFIPHIYPENSPIPKGFNELDVHYHGGTAIAIEAGLLSPEEIATVNAQMLENVRLSGMPSIGLTLYPTYPENFFRGGMSKAYIYQNGGDWTWFGGRMIQQLIANGMVKEAYEEVRPMIDRVIQNKGFYEWYGMGGVPSGSGHFKGSAGVLAKAIEMFNEWSEENK from the coding sequence ATGAAGAAGAAACACCTATTACTATTGACCTTGTGTAGCGGCTTTATCGCCTGTACAGGGCCTACCCCCACACAACAATTAGCAAAAGATATCCGTAATGACAAGACACTACATATAGTCGACAGTATGGCCCGTTCAGTTATCCGTAGCGGTTTCAACGCTGGAAGCGGTTACTCCCAGATCTGGGCACGCGATATGAATACTTTTATCGAGGTTGCCTGCGAGGAAAGCAACCCGTCCGACCTGCGTAATGCCATCCTGCTGTTCTTTGCATTGCAGCAGCCGAACGACGAAATGATAGACGGTTATGTCCTGAAAGCAGACTTCAACTGGGGTGATGACCATCCGTATTATTCGGAGGCAGCCCCCGATCATGTCGCTTTTAAGAATACGGTAGAGACCGACCAGGAATCCTCTTTGATCCATATCGTAGGAAAGTATATCCGTAAGACCGGTGATACCTCTATCCTGAATGAAACGGTTGCCGGTCGTACCGTCTACCAGCGTATGATCGGAATGATCGACTATCTGATGAAAGAACGGTATAATGAACAATACGGCCTTCTCTACGGTGCTATGACGGCGGACTGGGGAGACGTGCAGCCCAACGATGACTTTGGTTGTGATATGAACGAACTGTCCGACCCGGCTATCGACGTATACGATAATGCCATGTTCATCATTGCCCTCAACTATATGGATGAGATGACTACCGATGAAGCCGATAAGCTCCGTTGGAAAGAGCTTCGCCAGCATATCTCCGCGAATGTACGTAAGCACCTCTGGGATGCACAGCGTCAGAAGTTTATCCCGCATATCTATCCCGAAAATTCCCCGATACCCAAAGGCTTCAATGAACTGGACGTGCATTATCACGGAGGAACAGCCATTGCTATCGAAGCCGGACTTTTGTCACCGGAAGAGATAGCAACCGTCAATGCACAGATGCTTGAGAACGTCCGTCTGTCGGGAATGCCGAGTATCGGCTTGACCCTGTATCCTACTTATCCGGAAAACTTTTTCCGTGGAGGAATGTCGAAAGCCTATATCTATCAGAATGGTGGCGACTGGACCTGGTTCGGTGGCCGTATGATCCAGCAGCTTATTGCTAACGGTATGGTAAAGGAAGCCTACGAAGAGGTACGACCGATGATCGACCGGGTGATCCAGAATAAGGGTTTCTATGAATGGTACGGTATGGGTGGTGTACCCAGCGGTTCCGGTCATTTCAAAGGATCGGCAGGAGTACTGGCGAAAGCTATCGAGATGTTTAATGAATGGTCAGAAGAAAATAAATAA